In Persicimonas caeni, a single window of DNA contains:
- a CDS encoding acetyl-CoA carboxylase biotin carboxylase subunit yields MFDRILVANRGEIAARVIRTCKKMGIHTIAVYSEADEGAPHTQLADEAHLIGPAHVAESYLNIQKIIEVAEETGADAIHPGYGLLSENAEFVEEVENADIVFIGPRSEVMQLMGDKVDAREFAQAANVPVVPGSDGPVAGEDEAVAFAEEFGYPVLVKAAAGGGGIGMKVATNEKKLRKAVKACQRRGKSAFGDDTVYIERYIENPRHIEVQVLADNDGNSLHFFERECSVQRRHQKVIEEAPSPFVEKHEGEGLRQRMTTAALALVERADYTNAGTVEFIVDKDANFYFIEMNTRLQVEHCVTEEITGVDLVEQQIRIAYGESLEITQDDLSIDGHAIECRIYAENPDKRFMPAPGKIGDYSEPAGQGIRVDSGVTANFDVTPYYDPMVAKVIAHGKDRTQAIKRMREALENYVIKELTTNIDMHLDVLRDEDFLSGGVHTGWLESR; encoded by the coding sequence ATGTTCGATCGAATTCTTGTTGCCAACCGTGGAGAAATCGCCGCTCGGGTCATCCGGACCTGCAAGAAGATGGGGATCCACACGATCGCCGTCTATAGCGAAGCTGACGAGGGTGCCCCGCACACGCAGCTCGCCGATGAGGCGCATCTGATCGGCCCGGCGCACGTCGCCGAGAGCTACCTGAATATCCAGAAGATCATCGAGGTCGCCGAGGAGACCGGCGCCGACGCGATCCACCCGGGCTACGGATTGCTCAGCGAGAACGCCGAGTTCGTCGAAGAGGTCGAGAACGCCGACATCGTCTTCATCGGCCCGCGCTCGGAGGTCATGCAGCTGATGGGCGACAAGGTCGACGCCCGCGAGTTCGCCCAGGCTGCCAACGTGCCCGTCGTGCCCGGCTCGGACGGCCCGGTCGCCGGCGAAGACGAGGCGGTCGCGTTCGCCGAGGAGTTCGGCTACCCGGTGCTCGTCAAAGCGGCCGCCGGCGGCGGTGGCATCGGCATGAAGGTCGCCACCAACGAGAAGAAGCTCAGAAAGGCCGTCAAGGCGTGTCAGCGCCGCGGCAAGTCGGCCTTTGGCGACGACACCGTCTACATCGAGCGCTACATCGAGAACCCGCGCCACATCGAGGTGCAGGTCCTGGCCGACAACGACGGCAACTCGCTGCACTTCTTCGAGCGTGAGTGCAGCGTGCAGCGCCGCCACCAGAAGGTCATCGAGGAGGCGCCCTCCCCGTTCGTCGAGAAGCACGAGGGCGAAGGGCTGCGCCAGCGCATGACCACCGCCGCCCTAGCGCTGGTCGAGCGCGCCGACTACACCAACGCGGGCACCGTCGAGTTCATCGTCGACAAGGACGCCAACTTCTACTTCATCGAGATGAACACGCGCCTGCAGGTCGAGCACTGCGTCACCGAAGAGATCACCGGCGTCGACCTGGTCGAGCAGCAGATCCGCATCGCCTACGGCGAGTCGCTCGAAATCACCCAGGACGACCTGAGCATCGACGGACACGCCATCGAGTGCCGCATCTACGCCGAGAACCCCGACAAGCGCTTCATGCCCGCGCCCGGCAAGATTGGCGACTACTCCGAGCCCGCCGGCCAAGGCATCCGAGTCGACTCGGGCGTGACCGCCAATTTCGACGTCACCCCCTATTACGACCCGATGGTCGCCAAGGTCATCGCCCACGGCAAAGACCGCACCCAGGCGATCAAGCGCATGCGCGAGGCGCTCGAGAACTACGTCATCAAGGAGCTGACCACCAACATCGACATGCACCTCGACGTGCTGCGCGACGAGGACTTCTTGTCCGGTGGCGTGCACACAGGCTGGCTCGAGAGCCGCTAA
- a CDS encoding biotin/lipoyl-binding carrier protein, with product MAEEVKAHITGTVWKIEVEVGDEVEEDDEVVILESMKMEMPVEAPCDGVIKEIHVEEGDAVDEDEVLMIIEES from the coding sequence ATGGCCGAAGAAGTCAAAGCTCATATCACCGGTACTGTCTGGAAGATCGAAGTCGAAGTCGGCGACGAGGTCGAAGAAGACGATGAAGTCGTCATCCTCGAGTCGATGAAGATGGAGATGCCCGTCGAAGCGCCCTGCGACGGCGTCATCAAAGAGATCCACGTCGAAGAAGGCGACGCGGTCGACGAGGACGAAGTCCTGATGATTATCGAAGAGAGCTGA